One segment of Candidatus Nitrospira nitrosa DNA contains the following:
- a CDS encoding NADH-quinone oxidoreductase subunit J family protein, which translates to MILAFFSYFALVSIAAGVLTVTLRNPVHCALSLLALLMHVSGLFILLNAEFLWAVQVIVYVGAILVLYLFVLMLMNLKTDERYFHTSAPYFAGLSSLGALYVLFLLLRSPFDGAKGHEPAGAVLHEGDTYAVGIKMFSDYLLQFEIVGIFLLGAIIGAIVLAKTPKALEAERDHR; encoded by the coding sequence ATGATCTTGGCATTTTTCTCGTACTTTGCATTGGTGAGCATTGCCGCTGGCGTACTCACGGTTACCCTACGCAACCCAGTTCACTGTGCATTATCCCTGCTTGCCTTACTCATGCACGTCTCCGGTCTGTTCATCCTGTTGAATGCTGAGTTTCTATGGGCGGTCCAAGTCATTGTCTATGTTGGGGCTATCTTGGTGCTCTACCTCTTTGTGCTGATGTTGATGAATCTCAAAACCGACGAGCGATATTTTCACACGTCGGCGCCGTATTTTGCGGGGTTGTCATCGTTAGGGGCTCTGTATGTACTCTTTCTCCTCCTCCGGTCGCCGTTTGACGGGGCCAAAGGACATGAGCCTGCCGGAGCGGTGTTGCATGAGGGAGATACCTACGCGGTCGGCATCAAGATGTTCAGTGACTATCTCTTACAGTTTGAAATCGTGGGGATCTTTCTGCTTGGGGCGATTATAGGCGCCATCGTGTTGGCAAAGACGCCGAAGGCCTTGGAGGCTGAACGAGACCATCGATGA
- a CDS encoding molybdopterin-dependent oxidoreductase, whose protein sequence is MGLKPATNPDVEATSIELSIDGKTVTAKDGVSLYDVISMTGKIIPAMCYHYTFDPFGSCGMCLVMQEGKKAPVRSCTAKAAAGMVIRTEGEDLFLARKKAVEKHLSVHPLDCPVCDADGHCELQDMAFQHGVTNLANAKQKFIPEDTRSPVLDFNMNRCIACAECINVCKDVLMIDALQFMKKGGFNQVVPKGDLPLNCEFCGDCLAVCPVGAITNKFSKYLYKPWQMKKTTTTCNYCGDGCQMYLETKDEEVVRVTSPLSWKNKWGDRSDTAKGHGGLCVRGRFGFESLDSQSRLVHPLVRESGRLVEKPWLEAMHGLVDRFAEIKSKYGPDAIAGLVTARCTNEELYLFQKLMRTAFGTNQLDSSARYGHMNFVLASKHAIGLGRTANDWEDLTKAKAIIVIGSNITETNPLTAVRIKEAVRVYRAQVVTFDSAITNMSKLASHPFLIKPGTEGAVIDGLLKATIELDVVDEAAVGKHPQAFEALKKAVASLSMEQLTAQTGLSNEVFKEIARLFAESPRSIILCAEGIVRRANGYHNVLKLMDLAWITGKIGQPGCGVSTVTEEPNEQGAVDMGTASEFLPGQGRYGDPEVRDRFEKAWNTVLPPPSSGAHLVEILKRCRTGQIKALYILGENPLATLPASMEVRAGLERLELLVVQDPFLTDTAKLAHFVLPACTYAEKDGTFTNFEGRVLRVRQAMDPRGESLPDWHIMTALANAMGCQWDYQSANDIQSEIMKMLPGYYNLGQPRKVTPTLDTYLSKGYATTVGKRYQATQEVNALTRPFALLMGQLLMHSGKLSVQAPGLITIAPNTARLRMNAQDLESLGLQEGAKVRLTSDRGSLQIAVQMDQSVAPGTCFFPEHFNEPPVKDLMTVTVDPTTGVPSFKQMWVNVESV, encoded by the coding sequence ATGGGACTAAAGCCAGCGACTAATCCCGACGTTGAAGCCACAAGCATTGAACTGAGCATTGACGGGAAAACCGTCACGGCAAAGGATGGGGTGTCGCTCTACGATGTCATCTCCATGACGGGGAAGATCATCCCGGCGATGTGTTACCACTACACCTTCGACCCGTTTGGCTCCTGTGGGATGTGCCTCGTGATGCAGGAAGGGAAAAAAGCTCCTGTTCGATCTTGTACGGCGAAGGCCGCTGCGGGAATGGTGATTCGTACCGAAGGAGAAGATCTCTTCCTCGCTCGTAAGAAGGCCGTTGAGAAACACCTGTCCGTGCATCCTCTTGATTGTCCGGTGTGCGATGCGGATGGCCATTGCGAATTACAAGATATGGCTTTCCAGCATGGCGTAACCAACCTCGCCAATGCCAAACAAAAGTTTATTCCTGAAGATACGCGGAGCCCGGTCCTCGACTTCAATATGAATCGGTGCATCGCTTGTGCGGAATGCATCAATGTCTGCAAGGATGTCTTAATGATCGATGCCTTGCAATTCATGAAGAAGGGAGGATTCAACCAGGTTGTCCCCAAAGGGGATCTTCCCCTCAATTGCGAGTTCTGCGGGGATTGCTTGGCGGTCTGCCCTGTCGGTGCGATCACAAACAAGTTTTCCAAATATCTGTATAAGCCATGGCAGATGAAAAAGACGACCACCACCTGCAATTATTGCGGCGATGGTTGCCAGATGTACTTGGAAACCAAAGACGAAGAAGTCGTCCGGGTCACATCGCCCCTGTCCTGGAAGAACAAGTGGGGTGATCGGTCCGATACGGCCAAAGGGCACGGCGGACTGTGTGTACGGGGCCGGTTTGGCTTTGAGTCATTGGATAGTCAGAGTCGGCTTGTGCACCCATTGGTTCGTGAAAGCGGGCGCCTGGTTGAAAAGCCATGGTTGGAGGCCATGCACGGGCTTGTCGATCGATTTGCTGAAATCAAAAGCAAGTATGGTCCCGATGCCATCGCCGGCCTTGTGACGGCTCGGTGTACCAATGAAGAGCTGTATCTCTTTCAAAAGCTCATGCGCACGGCATTTGGAACCAACCAGCTTGATAGTAGCGCGCGCTACGGCCATATGAATTTTGTATTAGCGTCCAAACACGCCATTGGCCTGGGGAGAACCGCTAACGATTGGGAGGATCTCACGAAGGCGAAGGCGATTATCGTGATCGGCTCCAACATTACTGAGACGAATCCGCTCACGGCGGTGCGCATTAAAGAAGCGGTACGCGTGTATCGAGCCCAGGTGGTGACGTTCGACAGTGCCATTACGAATATGAGTAAGCTCGCCTCCCATCCATTCTTGATCAAGCCTGGGACGGAAGGAGCAGTGATCGATGGGCTGCTGAAAGCGACGATCGAACTGGATGTGGTAGATGAAGCGGCTGTGGGAAAGCATCCGCAAGCCTTTGAGGCGCTCAAGAAGGCGGTGGCAAGTCTGTCGATGGAACAATTGACGGCTCAGACAGGACTATCCAATGAAGTCTTCAAGGAAATTGCCAGACTGTTTGCCGAATCACCGCGGTCGATCATTCTGTGCGCGGAAGGAATTGTCCGACGGGCGAACGGCTATCACAATGTGCTCAAGTTGATGGATCTTGCTTGGATTACCGGAAAGATCGGACAACCGGGGTGCGGAGTGAGTACGGTGACGGAAGAGCCCAATGAGCAAGGGGCTGTCGATATGGGTACGGCTTCTGAATTCCTCCCAGGACAGGGGCGGTATGGGGATCCAGAGGTGCGAGATCGTTTCGAGAAAGCTTGGAACACGGTGCTCCCTCCTCCGAGCTCTGGCGCGCATCTCGTTGAAATCTTGAAGCGGTGTCGGACTGGACAGATCAAGGCCTTGTACATTCTCGGGGAAAATCCCTTGGCCACCCTTCCGGCCTCCATGGAAGTCCGGGCTGGGCTTGAGCGGCTTGAACTATTGGTTGTCCAAGATCCGTTCTTGACTGATACGGCGAAGCTGGCGCATTTTGTGTTGCCGGCTTGCACCTATGCGGAAAAGGACGGCACCTTTACAAATTTTGAAGGGCGGGTCCTTCGTGTTCGCCAGGCCATGGATCCGCGTGGAGAGAGTTTGCCTGATTGGCACATCATGACCGCCCTGGCCAACGCCATGGGATGCCAATGGGACTATCAGTCTGCAAATGATATCCAAAGCGAGATCATGAAAATGCTCCCCGGGTACTACAATCTTGGTCAACCCCGCAAAGTAACGCCAACGCTCGACACCTACTTGTCCAAGGGGTATGCGACCACGGTTGGGAAGCGGTATCAGGCAACCCAGGAAGTCAATGCACTAACTCGTCCGTTTGCCCTATTGATGGGACAGCTCCTGATGCATTCCGGCAAGCTATCGGTTCAGGCGCCCGGCCTGATCACCATTGCTCCGAATACCGCAAGACTAAGAATGAATGCGCAAGATCTGGAAAGTCTCGGTCTCCAAGAAGGGGCGAAGGTGCGCCTGACGTCGGATCGTGGTTCTCTCCAGATCGCCGTGCAGATGGATCAGTCGGTTGCACCTGGCACCTGCTTTTTCCCTGAGCATTTTAATGAGCCTCCAGTAAAGGATTTGATGACGGTGACCGTTGACCCCACGACCGGTGTCCCGTCATTCAAGCAGATGTGGGTCAACGTTGAATCGGTATGA
- the nuoL gene encoding NADH-quinone oxidoreductase subunit L: MSDTIDLLIKLIPLFPLMAVIANGLLGHRYSHELAHRLAWGSVGLSFLCTLVVFADVLRTGAVHEVVVYRWIFGGDLTINFAYLVDSLTCAWLLVVTGVGFLIHIYSVGYMHGEEGFTRFFTYMNLFMVSMLLLVMGNNYLVLFIGWEGVGLCSYLLIGYYYDKVSAAKAASKAFVVNRIGDAGFLLAIFLVFVNFKTLDYTKVFAQVGQLSPEMATAIALCLLVGAVGKSAQLPLHTWLPDAMEGPTPVSALIHAATMVTAGVYMIVRNHVIFDLSPFAMAVVAFVGGGTALFAATIGLVQTDIKRVLAYSTVSQLGYMFLGCGIGAYTASVFHVMTHAFFKALLFLSAGSVIHALSGEQDIQKMGGLSKRIPWTHRLFLIGTIAIAGLPPLAGFWSKDEIMAHAFNTHHYLLYSLAAAGALMTSFYMFRLTYLTFYGSSRMDHHTEEHVHESPMVMIAPLMILAFLSGVGGLVLGFPPEQGWLHGFLSPVVGTGTEHEGSGGMTILLMGVAIAIALMGWGLAHFLYAVSPVTAEGWAEKFSGLYRLLLNKYYIDELYDLLFVEPLKRLGMILDWFDRTIIDGVVRGVGQLADWGASGSTWVEKYIVYAGLNVIGYGNHLAAREGRKMQSGMVHHYAAIIVAGLFLLALVVQLVVQM; encoded by the coding sequence GTGTCTGACACAATCGATCTGTTGATCAAATTGATTCCCCTGTTTCCGCTGATGGCCGTCATTGCCAACGGCCTCTTGGGCCATCGGTATTCACATGAGCTGGCGCATCGTTTGGCCTGGGGGTCTGTCGGGCTGTCTTTTTTGTGTACGCTCGTGGTGTTTGCAGACGTCTTGCGGACCGGCGCAGTACATGAAGTCGTCGTGTATCGATGGATTTTCGGCGGAGATTTGACGATTAACTTTGCGTACCTTGTTGACTCACTGACCTGCGCCTGGTTGCTGGTTGTGACGGGTGTGGGTTTTCTGATTCACATCTATTCTGTGGGGTATATGCATGGTGAAGAAGGGTTTACCCGCTTCTTCACCTACATGAATCTTTTCATGGTCTCCATGCTGCTACTCGTCATGGGGAACAACTATCTCGTCCTGTTTATCGGTTGGGAAGGGGTAGGGCTCTGTTCGTACCTCCTCATTGGGTACTATTACGATAAAGTCTCTGCCGCCAAGGCTGCCTCCAAAGCCTTCGTGGTGAATCGAATCGGGGATGCTGGCTTTCTCCTCGCTATCTTTCTCGTGTTTGTGAACTTCAAGACGCTCGACTATACAAAAGTCTTTGCTCAGGTGGGACAGCTATCTCCGGAGATGGCTACGGCGATTGCGTTGTGCCTGCTGGTCGGTGCGGTTGGCAAATCTGCTCAACTGCCGCTCCATACCTGGCTACCTGATGCCATGGAGGGGCCGACACCAGTCAGCGCGCTCATTCATGCCGCGACGATGGTCACCGCCGGCGTCTATATGATCGTTCGGAATCATGTCATTTTTGATCTTTCTCCCTTTGCCATGGCGGTCGTGGCATTCGTGGGTGGAGGGACCGCTCTGTTCGCGGCAACGATCGGCCTGGTGCAGACCGACATCAAGCGCGTCTTGGCCTATTCAACGGTGAGCCAGCTTGGGTACATGTTTCTCGGCTGCGGGATCGGTGCCTACACAGCATCCGTGTTTCATGTCATGACCCACGCCTTCTTCAAAGCGCTGTTGTTTTTGTCCGCTGGCTCGGTCATCCATGCCCTATCAGGGGAGCAGGATATTCAAAAAATGGGTGGATTGAGTAAACGCATACCGTGGACCCATCGTCTCTTTCTGATCGGTACCATTGCCATTGCAGGCCTTCCTCCACTGGCAGGGTTCTGGAGCAAAGACGAAATTATGGCCCACGCATTCAACACGCATCACTATCTGCTCTATAGCCTGGCGGCAGCCGGTGCACTGATGACGTCGTTCTATATGTTTCGGCTGACGTATTTGACCTTCTACGGATCCTCCAGGATGGATCATCATACCGAGGAGCACGTGCATGAATCTCCGATGGTGATGATTGCACCCTTGATGATTCTTGCGTTTCTTTCAGGAGTCGGTGGATTGGTATTGGGATTCCCTCCCGAACAGGGATGGTTGCACGGGTTTTTGTCTCCGGTTGTTGGAACCGGGACTGAGCATGAGGGCAGTGGGGGAATGACCATTCTCCTGATGGGTGTGGCGATTGCCATTGCCTTGATGGGGTGGGGCCTTGCGCACTTCCTCTACGCCGTGAGCCCCGTGACGGCGGAGGGATGGGCTGAGAAGTTTTCCGGTTTATATCGATTGCTGTTGAATAAATACTATATCGATGAACTCTACGACCTTCTCTTCGTCGAGCCGCTCAAACGTCTGGGAATGATTCTTGACTGGTTTGATCGGACGATCATTGATGGTGTGGTGCGAGGGGTGGGTCAGCTCGCAGATTGGGGCGCGTCTGGATCGACATGGGTCGAAAAGTACATCGTCTATGCGGGACTGAATGTCATCGGATATGGGAACCACCTTGCTGCCCGAGAGGGGCGAAAAATGCAGAGCGGCATGGTGCATCATTACGCTGCGATTATTGTAGCAGGGCTCTTTCTTCTGGCCCTGGTTGTTCAACTTGTCGTTCAGATGTAG
- a CDS encoding complex I subunit 4 family protein, with translation MLEELTAGFPILSCILFLPVVGAIVLWFMDDEDTVRSSALTIALVELALSVFVLLRFIPESAAMQFAERVQWIPALGISYHLAVDGISVLFVGLTAFLTVLVVVYSWDTIRHQVKLYMMCLLALETTTMGVFVSLDLILFFVFWELMLIPSYFMIKLWGGGAERHYAALKFVIYTLLGSVFMLVGIALLDINYHQWASLHHSDHVYSFDLLELLTVPIPISQQILIFWLMFLGFAFKAPVFPFHTWLPDALLEGPIGMAVVLAGLKLGTFGFIRFSIPLLPDASKSDTVVMIVVVLGLCAILYGAWMALVQADFRRLLAYSSVSHLGFVVVGLFALNYQGLQGSLLTMINLGFSTAGLFFIAGFLYSRQQTTQLAAFGGMAKQVPLLATFFLIIGLASIGLPGTNGFVGEFLILLGAFEAKWWVGSIAVLGVIFGAAYFLWYYERSMLGPLGSSVRSTMGDLQLREMVIAVSLSIMILWIGLYPSPFLRIMNGSVQALVDRLHHEKTVALDNDMTERR, from the coding sequence ATGCTCGAAGAGCTTACTGCTGGTTTTCCAATTCTCTCTTGTATCCTCTTTCTGCCCGTTGTCGGAGCCATCGTTCTCTGGTTTATGGACGATGAAGACACGGTCCGAAGCTCAGCCCTCACGATTGCGCTGGTGGAGCTTGCTCTGTCGGTTTTTGTCCTCCTCCGATTTATCCCCGAGTCGGCCGCCATGCAGTTTGCCGAGCGGGTGCAATGGATTCCCGCATTGGGGATCAGTTATCACCTGGCTGTTGATGGGATCAGTGTCTTGTTCGTCGGCCTGACGGCATTTCTGACCGTTCTCGTCGTGGTCTATTCGTGGGACACGATCCGCCATCAAGTCAAACTCTACATGATGTGCCTCCTGGCGCTCGAAACGACGACCATGGGGGTCTTTGTGTCGTTGGACTTGATCCTGTTCTTCGTATTCTGGGAGCTGATGCTGATTCCCAGCTACTTTATGATCAAGCTGTGGGGTGGGGGAGCCGAACGCCATTATGCTGCACTGAAGTTTGTCATTTATACGCTCTTGGGCAGTGTGTTCATGCTTGTAGGAATCGCGCTGCTGGACATCAATTACCACCAATGGGCGTCCCTCCATCACAGTGATCATGTGTACTCGTTCGATCTGCTTGAGTTACTCACGGTTCCGATTCCCATCAGTCAACAGATCCTTATCTTCTGGTTGATGTTCCTCGGATTTGCGTTCAAGGCTCCGGTATTTCCATTCCACACCTGGCTGCCTGATGCGCTCTTAGAGGGCCCCATCGGGATGGCGGTTGTCCTGGCTGGCCTCAAGCTCGGGACCTTCGGTTTCATCCGTTTCAGCATTCCGCTGCTGCCGGATGCATCGAAGAGTGACACGGTTGTGATGATCGTGGTGGTGCTGGGGCTCTGTGCGATTCTCTATGGCGCATGGATGGCGTTGGTGCAGGCTGATTTTCGACGCCTACTTGCCTACAGCAGCGTCAGCCACCTCGGCTTTGTCGTGGTGGGGTTATTTGCGTTGAACTATCAGGGTTTGCAAGGCAGTCTGCTGACGATGATCAATTTGGGGTTCAGCACTGCTGGCCTCTTCTTCATTGCGGGGTTTCTGTATTCCCGTCAACAGACGACCCAGTTGGCGGCGTTCGGAGGAATGGCAAAACAGGTGCCGCTGCTGGCGACCTTCTTTTTGATTATTGGACTGGCTTCGATTGGACTGCCTGGTACCAACGGGTTTGTTGGCGAGTTTCTCATTCTGTTAGGTGCGTTCGAGGCCAAATGGTGGGTTGGATCTATTGCCGTACTTGGGGTGATTTTTGGTGCGGCCTACTTTCTCTGGTATTACGAACGATCGATGCTGGGCCCACTCGGCAGCTCCGTCAGGAGCACGATGGGTGATTTGCAACTGCGTGAGATGGTGATTGCGGTGTCTCTGTCTATCATGATTCTGTGGATTGGACTCTATCCATCCCCATTCTTGAGGATCATGAACGGATCAGTTCAAGCTCTGGTTGATCGCCTGCATCACGAGAAGACCGTTGCACTCGATAATGATATGACAGAAAGAAGGTAA
- the nuoK gene encoding NADH-quinone oxidoreductase subunit NuoK: MIPLSAYVAVSAVLFMTGLLGVLIRRNFIIVLMSVEVMLNAANINLVAFSHYLESMAGQLVALFIIAIAAGEAAIGLAIIIVVFRSKISTNVDEMNLLKW; the protein is encoded by the coding sequence ATGATACCGCTGTCTGCTTATGTTGCTGTGAGTGCCGTTCTATTTATGACGGGATTACTGGGTGTCCTGATTCGTCGGAACTTTATCATCGTGCTCATGTCCGTTGAGGTGATGTTGAATGCGGCGAACATCAATTTGGTCGCGTTCTCGCACTATCTCGAATCGATGGCCGGGCAGCTTGTGGCATTGTTTATCATCGCAATTGCCGCCGGGGAAGCGGCTATTGGACTGGCCATCATCATCGTGGTTTTTCGAAGCAAGATTTCTACGAATGTGGACGAGATGAACCTTTTGAAGTGGTAG
- a CDS encoding complex I subunit 4 family protein — MGEYALLYILFAPFAGALALIFVSNRQPSLVRGIAASAAFVSLVASLYIFYGYDPVRGGFQFVQKFAWSKELGIALYLGVDGIGTPLVLASSILLFAGIFVSWHIKDRAKEFYIWLLILAAATIGVFMSLDLFFLYFFYEMSVIPMYLLLGMWGSHTKKYLEMTDPEGLKQRDSVGFIFNFGSNSKEYAAMKLVLFLSAFAVAALMGILLIYKFSGLNTFDILVLREQANLMNIPVLGTTLDKIIWVLVFFGFASIAPIWPLHSWSPVGHAAAPAATSMLHAGVLMKLGHFSIIRVAFEILPETTRELMPIAAVLCMFSIIYGGFVAFYAKDTKYVIGYSSSSHMGYVFLGMAALNYISLSGAIIYMFAHAMATGMLFAMAGWVYDQTHTRDIPSLGGLSNKMPFISGCFIVGCMASIGMPGTVNFVAEIMIVVGSWNKYPLQVIVAMLGIVLTLAYLFKMMRGLFYGPMNQKYSHAHDAVGTIDRLPLLMMITISIGFGIFPMHLYEVVRSGVDPLIARITHVVPVAESDGVLRRVKGAAAITNPPAIPMVSTTPITHVSEAPRGGQE; from the coding sequence ATGGGAGAGTACGCACTCCTCTATATTCTCTTTGCTCCATTTGCAGGAGCGCTCGCGTTGATATTTGTGTCCAATCGACAACCCTCGCTTGTGCGTGGGATTGCCGCGAGCGCCGCGTTTGTCTCACTGGTTGCTTCCCTCTATATATTCTATGGGTACGATCCGGTCCGAGGGGGATTTCAGTTTGTCCAAAAGTTTGCTTGGTCGAAGGAACTGGGTATTGCGTTGTATCTGGGGGTTGATGGGATTGGGACCCCGCTGGTGCTGGCTTCTTCTATTCTTTTGTTCGCTGGGATATTCGTGTCCTGGCACATCAAGGATCGGGCGAAGGAGTTCTATATCTGGTTGCTGATCTTGGCAGCCGCCACCATCGGCGTGTTCATGTCCCTCGACCTATTTTTCCTGTACTTCTTCTACGAAATGTCCGTCATCCCGATGTATTTGCTCTTGGGTATGTGGGGTAGCCATACCAAGAAATATTTGGAGATGACGGACCCCGAAGGATTGAAACAGAGAGATTCGGTCGGATTTATTTTTAATTTCGGGTCGAACAGCAAAGAGTACGCCGCGATGAAGCTGGTCCTGTTCCTTTCCGCCTTTGCCGTGGCTGCACTCATGGGGATCCTGCTCATCTATAAGTTTTCCGGACTGAACACCTTCGACATCTTGGTACTCCGAGAGCAAGCCAACCTCATGAATATCCCGGTGCTCGGGACGACGCTCGACAAGATTATCTGGGTGCTGGTGTTTTTTGGGTTTGCATCGATTGCTCCCATCTGGCCGTTGCATTCCTGGTCACCGGTTGGCCATGCGGCGGCCCCTGCCGCAACGAGCATGCTGCATGCCGGTGTGCTGATGAAACTCGGACACTTTTCGATTATTCGGGTAGCCTTTGAAATCTTGCCTGAGACGACCAGGGAGCTGATGCCGATCGCAGCGGTGTTGTGCATGTTCAGCATTATCTACGGCGGCTTCGTGGCGTTTTATGCGAAAGATACGAAGTATGTCATTGGGTATTCGAGCTCAAGCCACATGGGGTATGTGTTCCTCGGGATGGCCGCCTTGAATTACATCAGCCTGAGCGGAGCCATCATCTATATGTTTGCGCACGCGATGGCCACCGGCATGCTGTTCGCAATGGCCGGATGGGTCTATGACCAAACGCATACTCGTGACATTCCGTCGCTAGGAGGGCTCTCCAATAAGATGCCGTTCATTTCCGGCTGTTTTATCGTGGGATGTATGGCGTCGATTGGCATGCCTGGCACCGTCAATTTCGTGGCGGAAATCATGATCGTCGTTGGGAGCTGGAACAAGTACCCCCTTCAAGTGATCGTGGCCATGCTTGGTATCGTGTTGACGCTCGCATACCTCTTTAAAATGATGCGAGGGTTGTTCTATGGGCCGATGAATCAAAAGTACAGCCATGCGCATGACGCTGTCGGCACGATTGATCGATTGCCGCTTCTGATGATGATCACCATCAGTATCGGATTTGGTATTTTCCCGATGCATCTGTACGAAGTTGTCCGGTCCGGTGTGGACCCGTTGATTGCACGGATTACGCACGTGGTTCCTGTTGCTGAAAGCGATGGAGTGTTAAGAAGAGTGAAGGGTGCGGCCGCAATCACGAACCCTCCTGCTATTCCAATGGTCTCAACCACGCCCATCACCCACGTATCCGAGGCTCCTCGAGGAGGGCAAGAATGA
- the nuoI gene encoding NADH-quinone oxidoreductase subunit NuoI, which yields MSITALTKKILHAALFYEIWDAMKVTFRHMLHRPMTFQYPREHRTIPDAHRGALGLLRYDDGRERCVGCDLCEVACPSHCIKVISAEDTTRPLQRYASEFYIDITKCVFCGYCVEACPVNALAMTKMYEYSTHDKRSLLFDKKRLYDIGERHLEDGKKYLYAHNQEKNLEESREYRYYFPQSVAKATQTPPKHLS from the coding sequence ATGAGCATCACTGCCTTAACGAAAAAGATTCTTCATGCGGCCCTGTTCTATGAAATCTGGGACGCGATGAAAGTAACGTTTCGGCACATGCTCCATCGACCGATGACCTTTCAATATCCACGGGAGCACCGCACGATTCCTGACGCGCATCGAGGGGCCCTTGGGTTGTTGCGGTACGATGACGGACGAGAACGGTGTGTCGGATGCGATTTGTGTGAAGTCGCCTGCCCGTCGCATTGCATCAAAGTGATCAGTGCCGAAGATACCACGCGGCCGCTTCAACGGTATGCCAGCGAATTCTATATTGATATTACCAAATGTGTCTTCTGCGGCTACTGTGTCGAGGCCTGTCCGGTTAATGCGTTGGCCATGACCAAGATGTATGAATACTCAACTCATGATAAACGGAGTCTCCTGTTCGATAAAAAGCGCCTGTACGATATCGGCGAGCGGCATCTCGAGGATGGGAAGAAGTATTTGTATGCGCACAATCAAGAAAAGAATCTTGAGGAGAGCCGCGAGTATCGATACTACTTCCCACAATCAGTTGCGAAGGCAACGCAGACACCTCCAAAGCATCTGAGTTGA
- a CDS encoding NADH-quinone oxidoreductase subunit N, whose amino-acid sequence MSFSLNLSFSDLLLLLPEIFLTCWLCVVITVDFVSPRLPKERLAYLSVGGLLATLGCLAWFDMNQVSGTLFGNMFVLDRMAIFFKIFILGSTILVILASIEYVDRFTLFRGEYYALVVMSALGMMFMASANDLLSVFVSLEFSTLGFYILVSYLRDDLASNEAGLKFFILGVFAAGLFAYGISLVYGETGKLVFSDMASAPATPGLIIGFLLIFAALGFKIGAVPFHSWIPDTYHGAPTPVTAFLSIAPKGAALAILLRIFIVALGTFKPTWIYLLVAVSIVSMTYGNIVAIAQRNIKRLLAYSGIAQIGNVLIGLAAGTKMGNDAILFYLLAYLFANIGAFAVVIAVSQAIGRDEIEDYRGLGRRSPFLAFSMLLFLLSLAGVPPLAGFIGKLYIFIAAIKEGLYTLITVGLINIVISMYYYLIVVKQMYINEPIDPSPISISGPMKTVIYVGLAGTLAIGIYPQPFTDWVVAATLMFSNFVTPAATVMPPSLLIGG is encoded by the coding sequence ATGAGCTTTTCGCTGAATCTGTCCTTCTCTGATTTGCTCCTCTTATTGCCGGAGATCTTCCTGACGTGCTGGCTCTGTGTGGTCATCACGGTCGACTTTGTCTCACCCCGACTGCCCAAAGAACGACTGGCTTATCTGAGCGTCGGTGGGCTGCTCGCAACGCTTGGTTGTTTGGCGTGGTTTGACATGAATCAAGTATCCGGGACGCTGTTCGGGAACATGTTTGTGCTCGACCGGATGGCGATCTTTTTCAAGATATTCATCTTAGGGTCTACGATCCTCGTCATTCTGGCGTCAATCGAGTACGTCGACCGGTTTACGCTGTTCCGTGGTGAATATTATGCGCTGGTCGTCATGTCCGCGCTTGGCATGATGTTCATGGCCTCAGCCAACGATCTGCTGTCGGTGTTCGTCAGTTTAGAGTTCTCAACACTCGGATTTTATATCTTGGTGTCCTACCTACGGGATGACTTGGCCTCGAATGAGGCCGGCCTGAAGTTTTTTATTCTTGGCGTGTTTGCCGCCGGTCTCTTTGCCTATGGCATCAGTTTGGTGTACGGGGAAACCGGGAAACTCGTGTTCTCTGACATGGCTTCCGCTCCGGCCACACCTGGTTTGATCATCGGGTTTTTACTTATCTTTGCGGCACTGGGCTTTAAGATCGGCGCGGTCCCTTTCCATTCCTGGATTCCGGATACGTACCATGGCGCTCCGACGCCGGTCACGGCTTTCTTGTCCATCGCTCCGAAGGGTGCGGCTTTGGCCATTTTGCTCCGGATTTTCATCGTAGCATTGGGGACGTTCAAGCCGACCTGGATCTACTTGCTCGTTGCCGTGTCCATTGTGTCTATGACCTACGGCAATATCGTGGCCATTGCACAACGAAATATCAAACGGCTGCTGGCTTATTCTGGTATCGCACAGATCGGAAATGTCCTTATCGGTCTTGCGGCCGGAACCAAGATGGGAAATGACGCGATTCTCTTCTACCTCCTGGCGTATCTCTTCGCAAACATCGGGGCGTTTGCCGTGGTCATTGCCGTGAGTCAGGCCATTGGAAGGGATGAGATCGAAGATTATCGTGGCCTCGGGCGCCGTTCACCTTTTCTTGCTTTTTCGATGCTACTGTTCCTCCTCTCCCTTGCCGGAGTCCCCCCGCTTGCCGGGTTTATTGGGAAACTCTATATCTTTATTGCGGCGATCAAAGAAGGCCTATACACGTTAATCACCGTCGGGCTGATCAATATCGTGATTTCGATGTACTATTACCTCATCGTGGTAAAGCAAATGTACATCAATGAGCCAATTGATCCGTCCCCCATTTCGATTTCAGGTCCCATGAAGACGGTGATTTATGTTGGTCTCGCTGGGACTCTGGCGATCGGAATCTATCCCCAGCCGTTTACGGATTGGGTCGTTGCGGCGACACTGATGTTTTCGAATTTTGTGACTCCCGCTGCGACAGTCATGCCTCCGAGTCTGTTGATCGGCGGTTAG